From Aegilops tauschii subsp. strangulata cultivar AL8/78 chromosome 5, Aet v6.0, whole genome shotgun sequence:
CATGCCAGCCCAAatgcgccgccgcctcctcgccagaCCCAGCCGCCGGCCGGTGACTAGGCCACCATCGCCGTCATCCCCAGCACCTCGCCTGCGTCTGATACCATGTTGAATCGCGGGCTCACCTTGTCCGTGGCTCTGTCGTGTGTGTGTGGCGGCTCACACTGGGAGACGACCTGCTGCTCCTTTCTTCTAGGTCTTGCCCTTGGGCTAGGCCACATGGGCCAAGAGGAGATGGCCCCTGGCCCATACCGGTTCAACACCTTATATACTAATGTGCATGTATCCTCATTCTGACAGCAATGATTTGCAACTTTGCACTAGTTTATAGATCATTTCTACTTCATTTCTTAAAGTTTTGTTAAATATAGGCTCACTAATTTTTTGGCTGGTTATGTACAGCGAGCCATTTACCCTACAATCGGAATGGTTTCAAGTTTTTTACAAGTGATGGTGGTCTAAATAAGACTGATATTAAAGATATATTGGAGCGGGCTTCTAGAGTTTACGAGGAATCTGCACATTGTGGCAAACAAGAACAGACCGGTGTCGTGACTCATGTGGACTACATGTCAATTTATGCTTCTGATCTAGTGCAAGCAGTTCTTAAATCTGCTGGAAACAAAGGTGTTCATCATATGCTTATTTTATACTGCATTTTGATTCATTAGGCAATTTATACTCGATCACATTTAGATTTCTTGCCTTCGCTTTGCATCTCTGATGGTTTTACTTCTGTCATCAGTTGATTTCTCATTGTCATTATGTCATATATAAATTTCATGCGTTCAATAAAAATATATTTGCTGATGAATTTCACATTCTATTTATATTTTGTTTGGTCCTAGTTGCCGTGATGTCAACATATTTAATTATTAATATTATATGCTTTATttattactccctctgtaaagaaatataagagcgtttagatcactaaagtagtgatctaaacgctcttatatttctttacggagggagtactatcttatactccctccgtttttatttactctgcatattagctTTTGTTTGAAGTCAAACATTATAAACTTGGACCAAGTTTATAGGAAAAACTATAAAACATATACAATACAAATTTAATACCATTAGATTCAGCACTGAATATATTTTCACATCATATCGATCTTTTATTGTAAATGCATATtattttctataaacttggtcaaactttataaagtttgacttcagtcaaagcTAATATGCGGAGTTAGGGATGCAAGGCGGCGCCTGAACCCGGCCCGCTTCATATGCAAAACTAGAAAAATCAGTTCCAGCTGAATTAGAGTGTGTTAGACTAATTTGTACTATTTGGGGGGTCTTTGCGGGATGCCGTTCTGCACCCCTATGTGgtgtaaataaaaacggagggggCATAAGTATTATTGTTATTACAATCCACATTTCTCGGATTCATTACGCATGTCAATTTCTACTATTCATACCCTTTTATCTGCTCATTAGAAAGCTACTGGTTCATGTATCTCACATTCTATTTGTATTCGAATATGTGACTATTGGCTATGTGGAAGTTGATCTGATAGCAAACTGTGAAATGATTGAATATAAAAAAGATAAATATGAAGGAAAATGACTTTTTTATGCTTGTATTTTTGTCCATTTGGTCTTAGAGAAACCATTGGAGGGACTGCACATAGTTGTTGATGCAGGGAATGGAGCAGGTGGCTTTTTTGTGGTAATGTGTTTACTCCTACTTGTTCTGTAGCAGTATGTTTTTTCAGTCCGGGTTTTTGTGTTGTGCATTCTATCCTTACCTTCGGTCAACTGGTCGACAAGTCTATTGAATATTTTTCTCAGTTTTCTTATGCAATATTATAGACACATTATTCTAATAGAAACAGAAATTTTGTTATTTCAACCTGATTGTTACTCCCATATAAGACAACAGATTATCCAAAACGTTAAGTTTTCTGAATTTGAACTCAGCGTTTCAAAAACTTAAAGATGGTTTGGTTTTGAATTTATCCACTCAATTTGGCTGCCAGCAGAAACCGGATTTTTTTTCCCAGGGCGAATATGAGCCCTGGTGAAATATTAGTTTTTTACTTCATATTATTAGAATATGTGCTTATGGCTGACTCAATGAACATAATTTTTTGATTTCGATAAATCTATCTGCCATGGGGCATGAATTTGGGTTTGGTGTGGTATGTAGTAATAACAGACTAATTTTGTTGTGGGCTACCAGGTCCAGGTGGGAGTCCAAACAGAGAGGAGTGCGCTAGCAGATTTGGTAGGCTAGGTGTTGAGATAGGAGTTCGTATTGATTACTAGAGAGGCCACTTGGGCCTAAGAGGTGATGAGCCAGGCCCATACCAATTAAACAAAACACAAAGTCTAATCCACCAATATTAAATTCCCAGTAAACATTTAGACTTGGTAAGGAAGTTTGTAAAGGTTTAAAGAGTTCATACCCTGTGATACCACCCCTTACATGCTCCCAACTTTAAAAACCCCCGCTTGTGCAGGGTCCGGGGAGGGTCTGACCACTTTGGGTCTTTTGTATCCAACCTTTCCCTACATTTCTGCCAGAGGCTGTTTCCAGGACTCGAACCTGTGACCTCATGGTCACAAGGCAACAGCTTTGCTGCAGCGCCAAATGCTCCCAACTTCCAAACAAATAAATTCGAATGTTAAACATAATTCTAATTTTTTTTGTGTGATTGGTCACAAGACATGTGTATACAATACCTAAAATTTTCAAATCCAAATTCAAAATACAAAAAGGACAAATTCAAATGTCAATAGTATCCTTTTTGTTTCTCCATGTGTACTTTGGATTTTTTTGTGTGCAGATTGTAGCACATGTCTTGAAAACATTCACACAAAAATCcgtttttttttgaaacatttaAACATACAGAAGAAAACATTCTATCCAAAGTTGACCAGAGATGTATAGGACCCCTGGTGAATATTTTAGATAGTTTTAGGACTCAAATATGTAGTTTTATAGATTTGGGACTAGCTTGACACACCTCCAATAGTTTTAGGACTTACGATGATATGTATGTCGTGCTTAACCCGTTTCCACAATTGCACCCATAGATTACTGTATCCCAGGTTGATGGTGCACAACTCTTctttgtcccccccccccccccccccccccccccccgcgcgcgcgtACTTCGTACTTGGGGACTCCTGAAATAATGTAATATTGCCTTTGATTTGGATCTGGAATTGCTGTGGTTATTGGACCAGGATAAGGTACTAAAACCATTAGGAGCTGTTACTGATGGGAGCCAATTCCTGGAGCCTGATGGTAATAGCTGGATCTTTTCTTCATTCCACTAATCTCTGTGGCTTTTCTCTCATTATGAACTACATATTTAGGTTTGTTTCCCAATCATATTCCGAATCCTGAGGACAAAGCTGCAATGGAAGCCATTACACAAGCAGTGCTTAATAATAAGGCAGACTTGGGCATCATATTTGATACTGATGTTGACAGGTGCAAAAATAACCATTGAGATTCTGCATATGCGTAATAACATCAATGTTAAAAATCTTTTGATTTTTGCAGGTCAGCTGCTGTTGATTCCAGTGGACGTGAGTTGAACCGCAACCGATTGATTGCTTTGATGTCTGCCATAGTTCTTGAGGAGGTAAGGTTTTGTCGAGCTGCAAATTTGTTTCATATTACTCTGTTGCTTGTGTCTAATTAATTCGTTGATCTGCTACTAGCATCCAGGAACCACTGTTGTGACTGATAGCGTGACATCAGATGGACTGACTGCATTTATTGAGAAGAAACTTGGTAGATACTTTTTTTGAACTGaaaatttggtattgtgctagtTACAGCTTGGTGCTTTATTTGATTAAATGATGATTTTCTTATCTATTTTATGCTCAAGGAGGGAAACACCATCGATTCAAGCGAGGATACAAGAATGTAATAGATGAGGCTATTCGTCTGGTTAGTTTGCTCTTTCTTCATGATTCAGATTGCCCTGTAACTTGTCCCATGATACCTAGTAGTATGAAATGCAAATTATGAGTATTTCAGAATTCTACTGGTGAGGAATCACATTTGGCGATGGAAACAAGTGGCCATGGAGCACTGAAAGAGAATCACTGGCTCGATGATGGAGCATATATGATGGTAAGGGTGTTTATTCTGCTACATTCCTTGAAACTTTATGAACCATGCAATTATATGGGAACCAGATGAAAATGTTGGCATTTTATGCTTAATATTGGTTGGTTTGAAAAGATCTCTTTGAATCTTTATGGCATGTTATAGCTGAATTTCTTATAGCTACAACTTCAGAAGCATTGCTATTTGTATCCCTCTGTTCTTATGATAGTTCCTCCTTACTAGACTAATTCCAAGAGTATAGAGCATTGTAGTTCCCGAAAGAAAACTGGAATATCATATTCCTGAGGACACGTTTAATTGCCATCTCTCTTTATTGGCACACGCTTCCATACTTATCTtctcttattttattttttgccttAGGTTAAACTTCTGAACTTCCATACTTATCTtctcttattttattttttgccttAGGTTAAACTTCTGAATAAACTTGCTGGTGCCAGAACATTGAACCCAAACATCGGTAGTAAAGTTTTGACTGATTTGGTCGAGGGCCTTGAGGAGGCTGCTGTGACAGTGGAGATAAGGTTGAAGATTGATCAAAATCATGCAGATTTGAAAGGAGGGTATGTTAAGTTCTAACCGGCAGCATTCAGTCCATTTTCGGGAAAATGATGCTACCCATGGCCTTGACTACTGGCTGAAATAAACACACTTTCATTCAGTAGTCAGTTAAGGTGGGGTATCATGGAAGACTAGCCCAATATTAGATGGAAATGGGGCAATACTTATAATAGGAAGCATGCATGAACCTCAGTTGAACTTGCCACGGCAAAATTGATTGAACTGTTGCTTAACTTTGAGAGTTCTAGTTGTCACATGCTTCTATTGTGCATAAGCGCATGTCTCAATGTGTTAATATTATGAGTTCATCTGCAGGACATCCATGGAATGCTCCGAGTTAGATTGTTTTTATGTTATAAGAGTTTCACATTTGAAGGAGAATAATTAGCCATGTGAAAATAGGGTTACCCCTAGTCTTTTAAACAGTAAATTAGTTATCCCATTTAGTTTGCATGCTGTCACAAAGAAGGGCAGTCAAGCTTGACTACAGGGATGTATTTAAGTCactagtgatctaaacgctcttatatttctttatagagggagtactttatatcaaatactccctccgtaaactaatataagagcatttagaatactaaagtagcgatctaaacgctcttatattagtttacagagggagcaCAAATTAAGTTCATGGGTTTAATTTATTCTTTTTTGCAGGTCCTTCCGTGACTATGGAGAATCAATCTTGAAACATTTGGAGAGTGTGATCAGCAAAGACCCAAATCTAAACAAAGCCCCGAAGAATCATGAAGGCGTATGTAGATCATCTTTGCTTGTTTCCGGAAGCTGATGTATACATCTTCAGTTCTCTACTGATTAATATTTCATGCTGCATTACTATGCTACGCAGGTCAGAGTTTCTGGATATGGTGGCTGGTTTCTGTTGAGGCTATCCCTCCATGATCCGGTTCTTCCCCTTAATATTGAGGTTGccctttcttccttttttcttcaacTGTCAAACCTTAGGAAGCACcattctttaaaaaaaattgatcGTCATGTCACATGTGCATGCAGGCACAAAGCAAGAATGACGCCATGAAGCTCGGACTTGCAGTGCTTGCTGCTGCGAGTGAATTTTCAGCATTGGACACAACTGCATTGAACAAGTTTTTGCAGCAGTGAAGGGTAGGAAAATCGATTGATCTGCAGCCTTTGCATGGCGTCTTGTTCGTCTGTGTTGAGCTGGATTTGGATACAGGGCAACAATACTATACAAAGAAATACTTGTTTCAAACTGTGCCCTACCCATATATATACTTCACGGCCTCTCCTTGGTAAGGAAGTACCAAAACGAATTCTTCATGTTCTCCAGCAGATGACAAAGCAATTGTCAAAAATCTTGCATACTGACATGGCCGCATGGATGCTTTGTCCTTGAATATTTGCAACTTAATAGTTAGGCCCTGAAATCTCACAAATCTGCAAGGCAGAAACATGTATGAACTGCTTTTGAATTGAATGAAGTATCTCCTGCTTGATTTTGCCGGTGTGTTGCATGGAAGTGAACATTTGAATCCCGATCTTGCATTTGCTATGTGTTCATGAAAAGTTTCAATGGTACTGATTTCGCATGCATTTTGTGGGGAACATGCATGGACTTGAATCGCAAGTTTGTTCAGGGAGATTGCCAAGTTTTGGTAAAATAAAGACAGTTTCTCTGTCTAGGACTGACTTCTTGCAATAGAAAGGGTAATACGGTACTTAACAGCGAAGTCCGAGTGTTTGAAACAGAAATGCATTTGTTTTTTTGGTCGTTGGATCTTCATCGAAGGCTTCTGCGTCGTCTTCTATATCTAGCCTCCTTACTCCTCAACCACCGACCGATCCACCACCTGCGGCTGCTGGTGCTCTTGCGCTGCCTCACCGCCCTGCTTTCCTCTCACTGTTGCGCTGCTGACACCCTTGATCACCCCTCTAAAGACTACCCGGTGATTAGATTTTGTCCGGTGAGCCATCTGTCAACATGCTTCCTCGCCTCTGCCCGTCGGCCAGGCCTCTTTCCTTCCCACGGGAAATTGATTTGAGAAAAAATTCAGATGACTTACATATAGCTCGTGTGTTTGAATATTTGTTGGATACAGGCATACAGCTCAAAGTTTggatgccaatgacatgcttggGCCTGCCTGAGACCAAGTTTGCCTCAATTTGGTACCGCTCGCGCAGCCCGCACTGAAACAGTGCTTTACCCCCAGATGTCCAGTCAACTGTTGCGTCTCAACGCATTTCAGGGAGAACCAGCTAGCTCTGGGTTCGAGTGGCATTTCATCCCTAACCACTCATCCGctgccccccctccccccctcccgCATCGCCCTGCTCGGGCGACTCGGGGGGCGAACCCTAGTTGCGCCGCCGGGcgttccttcctccctctccaccCTCCTCGCCGCCGCTTGAGGCGGTCGCCGGGTAAGCCCGGGGCGCTGCCAAGGATGGTAGCGACGGGGCTTCTGGTTGCCCTGCCTCCATGTGGGGGGCTTTGGATCTGGAGCAGCAGCTCCCTTGGCAAGGCTCCGCTGGTTTTGGGGCGAGCGGCGACACAAACGATGGTTCCGGTGTCTTGGCCGCGCGTGCGGCGAGATTCTGGTGGTCGAGGGCGGCGGTGGCTTCTGCGACGGTTGCCTATGCGCGAGATCTGGCGCCCCCTCCTTCCCTGTTCGGCGTGCGTGCCTTCCTGGTCGAGCCGTGCTACCCTGGGTCGCCGGCTCTCGGTCATGAGGTGCTGCTGGTGGCGCGGATCTGCTCCTAGCGAAATCCCTGGTCGACCGTGGCCGGCCGCGCCGACGGCAACACCCATGGGCGCCgttcccctccttggaggcgtcggtATGGGCTGATTCTCCCACTCCCCCTCCCCTAGGTTTCCCGAGCGAAAGTGCAAACTTTGTTGGGAGGTGGTGGCGCTCTCGGcgccgttcccttcttgaaggcaccgCTTTGGGAGCCTTGTGGTCAGGTGGCGCTTGTGGGtggtgggtggcggcggcggcgtggcccTCCTGTCCTAGCGTGAACTCCCCTCCTTCGGTGTTGGATGTGTGCAGCGGCGATGTTCTGCTCAAGGCGAGCCTCCGGCGTCTCATTAGGGATGAGCTGACCCTTCTCTATGTGGCCATCTTCCGGTGGCATCCATCCCATTTTGCGACGGTGTGGCGCTTCGACCCAGGCGAGGAGGTAGTGGCCTTCTTCGAAGATGGTGTTTTGGATGTGCCGTGCCGGGCCGTAGGTGCATGGCGACGGCATGCCCCACTGGTGCCGGCCCCTCTCTCCTTTGAGCCAGTGTGTTATTGTTCCTGGTGCAGCATCCTCGGAGGAGGACCTCGACGTCTTCGGCTTCACTCACAGTTGATACTCTTCAGTTGCCGTAGTGTGTGAGGAGTAATTTGGTGTTGTTCATCGTCTATGTATCTTACCGTCGTGTTGTTCTTTTCTTTTACCTTAGGGCGTATGCTTGTAATCCTgaccggttgatggctttgttaatttaAAGTCGGGGTAGGCTCGAGCTCGGCTGATGCCTTTTTCTCTAAAAAGGTTTGGATGCCAACTAGAGCCGCTCCGGTGCAGCGTACGTGTGGAGCGATCCATAAGAAGTGACAAGCAATCAAAGGCCAACAGGAAGCGCACAAGAATCCGAGTCAGCCATCACGTTCATTCATGCACCTGCAATCAAACTGCTCCATTGGCGGGAACTGCACGAGAACCGGAGAAACCATGGGCTGGTCTGATCCAAGAAACCCTCCTCACGTCGCATCGCAG
This genomic window contains:
- the LOC109744557 gene encoding uncharacterized protein isoform X1, with the translated sequence MAALSAKVIQNAFLAQDGPRTRHNPRYTCDFCALNTRSMHSVQGCRLSLADTSAKWLNTTSTAWISFGKQGNISCNATQGASDVLSIDKVDFLKLQNGSDIRGVAIAGVEGEPVNLTELVAEAIAAAFAAWLLNKKKADGLRRLRISVGHDSRISAHKLQNAITHGITAAGHDVLQFGLASTPAMFNSTLTKDAINHCPADGGIMITASHLPYNRNGFKFFTSDGGLNKTDIKDILERASRVYEESAHCGKQEQTGVVTHVDYMSIYASDLVQAVLKSAGNKEKPLEGLHIVVDAGNGAGGFFVDKVLKPLGAVTDGSQFLEPDGLFPNHIPNPEDKAAMEAITQAVLNNKADLGIIFDTDVDRSAAVDSSGRELNRNRLIALMSAIVLEEHPGTTVVTDSVTSDGLTAFIEKKLGGKHHRFKRGYKNVIDEAIRLNSTGEESHLAMETSGHGALKENHWLDDGAYMMVKLLNKLAGARTLNPNIGSKVLTDLVEGLEEAAVTVEIRLKIDQNHADLKGGSFRDYGESILKHLESVISKDPNLNKAPKNHEGVRVSGYGGWFLLRLSLHDPVLPLNIEAQSKNDAMKLGLAVLAAASEFSALDTTALNKFLQQ
- the LOC109744557 gene encoding uncharacterized protein isoform X2, translating into MVCYRLSMIVISLPTQGASDVLSIDKVDFLKLQNGSDIRGVAIAGVEGEPVNLTELVAEAIAAAFAAWLLNKKKADGLRRLRISVGHDSRISAHKLQNAITHGITAAGHDVLQFGLASTPAMFNSTLTKDAINHCPADGGIMITASHLPYNRNGFKFFTSDGGLNKTDIKDILERASRVYEESAHCGKQEQTGVVTHVDYMSIYASDLVQAVLKSAGNKEKPLEGLHIVVDAGNGAGGFFVDKVLKPLGAVTDGSQFLEPDGLFPNHIPNPEDKAAMEAITQAVLNNKADLGIIFDTDVDRSAAVDSSGRELNRNRLIALMSAIVLEEHPGTTVVTDSVTSDGLTAFIEKKLGGKHHRFKRGYKNVIDEAIRLNSTGEESHLAMETSGHGALKENHWLDDGAYMMVKLLNKLAGARTLNPNIGSKVLTDLVEGLEEAAVTVEIRLKIDQNHADLKGGSFRDYGESILKHLESVISKDPNLNKAPKNHEGVRVSGYGGWFLLRLSLHDPVLPLNIEAQSKNDAMKLGLAVLAAASEFSALDTTALNKFLQQ
- the LOC109744557 gene encoding uncharacterized protein isoform X3; its protein translation is MAATQGASDVLSIDKVDFLKLQNGSDIRGVAIAGVEGEPVNLTELVAEAIAAAFAAWLLNKKKADGLRRLRISVGHDSRISAHKLQNAITHGITAAGHDVLQFGLASTPAMFNSTLTKDAINHCPADGGIMITASHLPYNRNGFKFFTSDGGLNKTDIKDILERASRVYEESAHCGKQEQTGVVTHVDYMSIYASDLVQAVLKSAGNKEKPLEGLHIVVDAGNGAGGFFVDKVLKPLGAVTDGSQFLEPDGLFPNHIPNPEDKAAMEAITQAVLNNKADLGIIFDTDVDRSAAVDSSGRELNRNRLIALMSAIVLEEHPGTTVVTDSVTSDGLTAFIEKKLGGKHHRFKRGYKNVIDEAIRLNSTGEESHLAMETSGHGALKENHWLDDGAYMMVKLLNKLAGARTLNPNIGSKVLTDLVEGLEEAAVTVEIRLKIDQNHADLKGGSFRDYGESILKHLESVISKDPNLNKAPKNHEGVRVSGYGGWFLLRLSLHDPVLPLNIEAQSKNDAMKLGLAVLAAASEFSALDTTALNKFLQQ